acgtgtgaacgccataacgggaccaaccacagagggcgtgaaggcttgtggacagtagtatagaaccaatcctagtttgtttgctttcatgtgattgctcttcgatagtatgtgggatgctctgtactcgataaggtaccttcgacagtttaaggcgcgctgtattacagagtcgagctgccatagactttcttttgcttgcccaggggcatggatgtaaagattttgatgggatgtgttgttttaatctatccgaccacagtcagtTAATtaaaaaccaattacaatggacgaagcaacgtttacaaaaaacacaagtggttgtcaatccttgagacaaatggttacaatctgtgtttggtctgtccctatggctgcaaggtctgttacaagaaggattgcggtgattaggaatagtactattgattgtagtaattattaaaacaGCATATAgctgtatgatgagaaatattagtaaatttatgcttgtgcagcctgcacaaaaagaaaaagggggaattgttggagaacggcttgcagagagcaaggccatgggtctgtgcaggagctgattgcagccccctgaggtaaacagaggaaaaacccagggtacagttatggctaacaaaggactgttatgttaacaaagagagaaactgaggcacacaatggccttgatggtaaaaacagccttgggaaaggaggcaggccagaagagggaagatgttgtgacatgtctgagacgccacaaggggctgggacattataatgtagcctgttacatgtacccaacagatttgtgagtagtgtgcgtgattattgtagagtgctcatgtaaggggtgatttctttcaataaagttgaagatgctctgtcattcacattgaatcggctgcttgcttcctccgcctgccacaggttcccccccaaaaaaactaaGCCACGGATTGGGGGCGTGGGGGGGAATtaacccaccccccccctcccccccaccttgACGCCCCCTCGCCCAGGCTAGGGGGAGGGGCGCAGGGCCCCGTGAGGGAGGGGCTCCCCAGGGCCCATGACCTCGGGGGGGGCCGTGCTGACACTACAGGGGCTGTGGGCAGCGGTCGGGGCTCTCCTGGCCcctccttttttgggggggcaggCGGGGAAGGGTGGTTGCATTTTCACAGGTTTTAATAATCCCCGAACGTCTGCGTTTTTCTTGGGGGGTTTTAgggtttcttccttttctttttattattacattGTTCTTGTTAAtagttgttgttgctgttgttgttgggggggcgggggcgtACACCCCAAATTTAGGTACACGTTGATGCGCCCCCAGGGTGggggatgccccaggacccccctTTGTACACGTAGCGCCGTGGGCTGCAGCCCTTCGGGatagaaaatgttatttcagaCACATTTTATCACGAGTAACTCCTGTGATGAGCACAGCCGGTACCCGTGGTACGTTACTAAAGAATAAACCAGAAACAAGCCCCCAGAGTGCCTGGGTTTTCCCccaaaatggggaggggggggcaggtcagtcgctggaggagtcggaggcgtcgctggggctctcgtcgtcctccgaggcctcgctggggctcaggcgggggctgcggggaggccccccctcactgccccccccctcagactcttcctcttcttcctcatcttcctcctcgtcttcatcttcctcttcctcctcgtcGTTGTCGCTGCCGAAAATCTCCTCCTGGTCACGAGCAGCCCGGGCAGCGTCGCTCGCCCCCCGGAGGCCCCGCTggcccccttcctcctcctcctcggcctcatcctcttcctcactgcgGGCCgagccctccccaccccgctcgctgctgctcccggagccttcggcctcctcctcctcgccacTCGCTCCCCCTTCGCTGTCGCTGCCTTTCTCACGCTCTTCgcctgcaggaggaggaagaaaagagattatGGGGGGATGGGGGCGCCCCCAACATtctgccccccccggggctccccccaccGCATACCCGATCCCACCGCCTCCTTCTCGgtctccatctcctcctcttcctcctcctcgggcTCGTGGTTCTCCAGCTGCGCCCTCCGCGCTTCCTGGgggagtgcgtgtgtgtgtgtgtcagcaaAGAGAGGGGGGGTCAACCGGCCACCTGGGTCCTCTCTGCCCTCCGGGGGAGGTGGCAGGGGGTCCCCAATCcaagcccccctgccccccatacCTGAGCTTCCAGCTCCTTCTCGTTCATGTCGCGGTGTTTCACCACCAGCACCGCGTTGGTGCCCGACTGCacccccgcccgcgcccgccgcttGCTCAGCCGcacccttggggtggggggggtgttagGCACCCTTGGGActccccccacagcaccccgATCCCTCCCAAAGGCCCCAGACCCCACCTGATGCCCCCTCCCTGATCCTGAATTCCCAGACCCTGAAGTGTTGTCCctgccccaccccaccccccaaatccacTCCCCCAGTGTCATGGCAGGCGGGGGGGTGGGGCTCAACCACCCATAGGGACCCCCCAACCCTCCGGCAGGACCCCCCTGCACCCTCTTCAACCCCCCAGatgccccccaaatcccccagacCCCACCTGACACACCCCCTCCCCCGAATTCCACCCCCCAGTGTCCTGGCAGGCAGTGGAGGGGCTcgagcacccccccacccccccccccccaggaccctccCCACACCACCCCTCCACCCATGAAAAGTGGAAATACATCCCTCCTGCAGTACCCCCATTACCGGGGGGGGTCCCAGTGCCTCCCCatacctcccagtgccccccccagccccacctggtCTCCAGCTCGTTGTAGTAGACGCCGTCGCCTTCGCGGAAGATGAAGAAATAATTCTCCTCGTAGCCTTTGCTGGCCTTGTTCTTCACGTTCCAGTTGTACTCCCGGGCGATTTTATAGTCGTATCTGAGAGGGGAGCACATGGGACAGGAGGGCGTGAGGGGGCTGAAAATATCCCCCCCCGACTCCTAAATCCCCCCCCCCGACTCCCAAATCCCCCCACTTGCCAAAGCACCCCCCAAACCCAACGGGCTCTGCCAGGCTGGTGGTTTGTCCTCCATGAAGGATCCCCCCATCTACTCCCCACGGCCCCCCTCACGCTACATGGGCCCCCCCATCTCTATGGGCCCCCCCATCTTTAGGGGAACCCCCCCAGCTATAGGGGACCCCCCCATACACATCCTCGGGGGCGTaatccatctcctcctcctggtCGCGCTTCCGCTTGCGCAGCGTCTCCTCCACCGGTAAGAAATAAGCCACGAACTGGTTCCCTTCCTCGTCCATCATCCCCCTGTGGGCAGGAAGCGGTTAAAAGGGGtgcgggggggttgggggttaaCAGGACACAAAGGCCCCCCTAAAAATGGGGGGGAGGTGTCCCCGCGTCTTTTCCAAGCACCTGATCATGGCCTGGGACATCATCTCCAGCGCGGCCGGGCCGCTCGTGTCCTTGGGCGCTGGGTCCGAGTCGAAGATGACTTGGGCACAGGGGTTGATCCACATcttgggggaagggaggggcaaaaaaaaggggggttggGGGCAAAAAGGGGGTGTAGAGGGGGAGCAACACCCCCACAACCACCCCCCAGATCTCAAAACCCACCGTTCTGCCACCAAAAGTGCCCGCTACACCTCAGATGCCCCCTGCAAGGGggtttctgtgcctcagtttcccctgtgGGACAGTGTCCTAGAAATAGGGGGGATTTGGAGGGTCCCCCCATTCTGGGGGGTCCCCAGTgtgtccccccctttccccagggGTTCCCCATGGTGCCCCCCCCTTACCTTGAAATCGGGGAAGACGGGCATGACCTCAACAGGGGTGACGCGGGGCTTGCTGTAGTGCTGCGTGatctggggtgagggggggaaaGAGGCACAGGAAGGCATCAgggctgtgtgtgtcccccaaaatcccggggggagccccccaaatccctcccccCTCACCGGTTTCTGGGCATCCTCAAAAGTTTTCTCGATGGCGGCGATTTGGCTGTCACGATCTTTGTAAATCTCTTCCTCAGTGAACTGCTGCTTCACCGAGACACCGATCCTGGagttggggggggacacagacacggGTAGGGGCGtgagggggggcacggggctgcacccccaaaccccagaaccccccaggacccccccagacTCACTTGACCTCAGGTTTTTCGTTGGAGACGCCGTAACGGTTGAACTCGGTGGAGATGTACTCGGTCTTGCGCATCCACGGCACCACCTTGGCGTGTTGCTGCGACCTGAGGGGGGGCACCGTTGTGATCTGGGGGTGCCATGTGCCCCCCCAGCTCGGTTTTGGGGGTGTCCCACCCCCCGTTACCTTTtggagctggtgggtgcttgaatttcctcctccagcagcttctcatCCGCTGGGTCCAGGAGCACTGtgcgggggggacacagggaaaTTTGTTTCCCCCCTCCCGCTGTTGGGGTCTCCCCACAATTTTGGGGTTCCCCACAGGGTTGGAGTGTCCCCCCCCTCAATTTTGGCGCTCCCCCCAACCCCTACTGGCAGCTCAGCCCCTTGAGGGAGTGCCCGGGGTCCCCTAggggcaccccccagcacccccgccCTGCCAAatctggggtgtccccccccaaacTCGGGGTGTCCCCGGCCCCCCACCGCCGGGGTCGATGCGGTAGGTGTCAGGGTTGATGAGGTCGATGGTGACGCCCAGGTCAGGCTCCGTCAGCAGGTCGTGTTTGTGCTGCTTCTCCAGCGACGTCGCCTTGTACTGCACAAATCTGGGGGGGCACGTTCaggcaccccaaaacaccccccaaaaacccaaaagctcCCAACCCCCGCccaacacccccaaacccccaccaaACACCCTCGAACCTCCGCCAATACTCCCCCAAACCACCTACCCCCCTCAAAACCATCAACccaccccaaactcccccccaaaaccctcaaaCCTCCCCAAACACCCTCAAAACCCGctacccccccaaacacccccaaaaactCACAAACTACCCAAATCCCCTCAAAGCATCCCCCAAAACCTCAAATctccccaaaatccccccaagcCCCAAAACACCCGCCAGAAAACCTCAAacctcccccaaacacccccaaaaaccaCCCCCCCCAACAACACTTCCCAAAACACCACCcgaaaaacaccccccccaccaccaaaTCAAGGGGGGGTCAaaccaccccagtgccccccccaagcccctcctctAGCCCTGAAGGAGCATCCAaagccccccagaccccccaaaaatctccccctgcccccccttttgtGTTCTGGAGCCAGAGAGAACCctgacaccgcccccccccccccccgccaaaccTCCCTCAGCCCCGTCTGTGCTGCACAAACCAGGGggaaccccccaaaacgcccccaCCCCCCACTTTATGGCCGGAGCTGGGGCAcagtgggatttttgggggggggggagcccgtACCGGTTCTGGTCGAAGGGGTAAGTGATGAACTTGGGGTCGAAGGGGATGTCGGGGAGGCTGTTGCAGTACTTGACCCGACAGACCACGCCCGACCTGGGGCGGTGGAAGTCAGGGGGGAACCCCAAAACACCAGAACCCCCCCAAAATACAGGGGGGGTCGGGAGGCGCTGGGTCCCCCACAAAAGGGGGGTCCAACCCCCCCCTCACCTCTCAGGGAGCGTCCGGTGGGAGCTGGGCCTGCGGGAGGGGGAGGGCAGTGGGGGGACCCGGGAGTGGGGGGACCCAGGCGTCCGggacccccgacccccccgcgctATAACGTCATCAGAGAGAGCCACCACTGCGCCATGACGTCACGAGAGAACGCAGGCACACGGCCCCCCGCACGCTATGACGTCATGAGGGCACCCCCACACCCAGAACCACCCCCCACGTGCGCTATGACGTCAGGAGGGCGCCCAACTCTCAGGGCCCCCCACGGCCGCTATGACGCCACGAGAACCCCCCCAGGTTTACACCACCCCGCCCCGGGGCGCGTGACATCACGGGCGGACCCAGACCGCCCGGTTCCCTCCCCGGCCCCGACCCGCGGGCCCGCCCCCCGCCGAGACGCCGCCGCGCCCGCCAGGACGTCAGGCCCGTGACGCCGCCGTACCTGTGGCCCGGCTCCTCCCGCTGCGCCTGCGTCTGGATAGTGGGAGCcatggcggggccgggccctgcgCAGGCACCGCGGGGGGCGGGCGCTCCTAGGCCGCGCCGGGACCTCTGGTCCCGACGTCACTTCCTGCGCGCGGGGCCGCCTGGGAGCCGAAGCCAGGCGCGCGCTGGGGAGATGGCGGCGCCCCCGCAACCGCCGCCgacggggccggggccggggccgggcccgggcccgcccgccgctcccgcgccgccgccgccgcccatgcccgccgcccccgggccgggagcggggcaggctccggggccggggcagcccccggggccgccgctgccggcgCAGGTGGCGGCTGCGCAGGCGCAGGACTTCGACCCGGTGCAGCGGttccgcctcctcctcccgcaGCTGAAGGAGAGCCTGCAGGTGGGCGGGGCCTGCCCGCGCGGTGGGCGGGGCCTGCCCGCCGCGAGGGGCAGTGTTGCCTGGCAGCGGCGCGTCGTCGTGTTGCGCGGGGGCGTGGCCTGAGGCCGAGGGGAGGCGGGGCTTGCCGCGCGCGAGGGCGCGCAGTCTGGCACGGTGTGCGCTGCTGCGGGACGGGGCTTGCCGCCGAGGGGGCGTGGTCTGACAGCGGGTGTCCGCCCGTGTGGGCGGGGCTTGCCGCCGAGGGGGCGTGGTCTGACAGCGGGTGTCCGCCCGTGTGGGCGGGGCTTGCCGGCGAGAGTGGCGGGGGACGCCCCAGGGGCTCAGCCcacgcggggggcgcggggctgggaaGGGCCGGACCGGCCGCGACCCCCCCCGAACGGGTCACCGCTGCCGGGTGACACGCGTGGGGCCGCGTGTGTGTCCGTCCCCCACCCCCCGGCGCGGCCgggtccccctctcccccttcccccccgcagACCCTGATGAAAGTGGCGGCGCAGAACCTGGTGCAGAACTCCAGCATCGACAACGGGCAGTGAGTGACCGTCCCCCGGCatcccccccagtgctccccggTGTCCCCCCAGGCCGAGGGGGGTGGCAGTGGTGCTGACGGGGGCCCCCCCTCGCAGGAAGAGCGCCGACGGGGCCCTGCAGCGCTTCGACAAGAGTCTGGAGGAGTTTTACGCCCTTTGCGACCAGCTGGAGCTCTGCCTTGTGAGCgacagcccccccggcccccccgccgtccctgtccccccccagcgtGGCCCCACACCCCCAGTGACGCTGTTGCCCCCCAGACCCCATCCCCTTAGCACCATCCTCACCCTGCTGTCCCGTCCCTGCCGCCCATCTCGTCCCTCTGCtgcctgtgtgtgtcccccctccgcAGTGACCCCAACACGCGCGTGTCCCCCCCGCAGCGCCTGGCCCACGAGTGCCTCTCGCAGAGCTTCGACAGCGCCAAACACGCCCCCGCCCTGGTGCCGGCAGcccccaaaggtgaggggggggCGGGTGAGACCCTCCCCTACACCCAATACCTGCCCCTCATCAAGGCCCAGATCGCCGGCGCCAAGGACATCCACAACGCTCTGCTGGAGGGGGCCAACAAAATCACCGGCaagctgccccccccgggggggccctgagTGTTTCGGGGGTCCCCACGGGGTCACGGACTCCCCCCAGAACCTCCCACGGTGGTCTGGGGGTGAATATGGAGGGTTTGGGGGGTCTTGGTGCCATGTGCAGGGCTTGATGTGTGGAGGGGTGCTGATCGCCCCTCGCTGCAACGGGAGTTTTGGGGGAGCCCCCATCGGGGTGCTGGACTACCCCCCAAAACTTCCACGGGGATCAGGAGGCGGCTTGGGGGGTCCTGGTGTGCAGCGTGGGGGTCTGAGCGTGGAAATGGGGGTCCAGCGTGGGGTTGGGAGGTGCTGACCCCGCGGGGGGCAcagtggggaagggggggacgtGGGGGTGCTGGACCCCCTAATTTCGGGGGGTAAACGCGTGGATTTTGGTGAATAAACTGTTTTATCCTGATACCGGCTACTCTGTGCTCGGGGGGACCCGTGACCCAGGCGTCCGTGGGAAGAGCCACGTCCCCGCTCAGCGCCGCCCTCTGACGGCGTGTGACGTCACG
This DNA window, taken from Athene noctua unplaced genomic scaffold, bAthNoc1.hap1.1 HAP1_HAP1_scaffold_31, whole genome shotgun sequence, encodes the following:
- the LOC141974139 gene encoding RNA polymerase II-associated factor 1 homolog isoform X1; this translates as MAPTIQTQAQREEPGHRPSSHRTLPERSGVVCRVKYCNSLPDIPFDPKFITYPFDQNRFVQYKATSLEKQHKHDLLTEPDLGVTIDLINPDTYRIDPGVLLDPADEKLLEEEIQAPTSSKRSQQHAKVVPWMRKTEYISTEFNRYGVSNEKPEVKIGVSVKQQFTEEEIYKDRDSQIAAIEKTFEDAQKPITQHYSKPRVTPVEVMPVFPDFKMWINPCAQVIFDSDPAPKDTSGPAALEMMSQAMIRGMMDEEGNQFVAYFLPVEETLRKRKRDQEEEMDYAPEDVYDYKIAREYNWNVKNKASKGYEENYFFIFREGDGVYYNELETRVRLSKRRARAGVQSGTNAVLVVKHRDMNEKELEAQEARRAQLENHEPEEEEEEEMETEKEAVGSGEEREKGSDSEGGASGEEEEAEGSGSSSERGGEGSARSEEEDEAEEEEEGGQRGLRGASDAARAARDQEEIFGSDNDEEEEEDEDEEEDEEEEEESEGGGSEGGPPRSPRLSPSEASEDDESPSDASDSSSD
- the LOC141974139 gene encoding RNA polymerase II-associated factor 1 homolog isoform X2; the protein is MAPTIQTQAQREEPGHRSGVVCRVKYCNSLPDIPFDPKFITYPFDQNRFVQYKATSLEKQHKHDLLTEPDLGVTIDLINPDTYRIDPGVLLDPADEKLLEEEIQAPTSSKRSQQHAKVVPWMRKTEYISTEFNRYGVSNEKPEVKIGVSVKQQFTEEEIYKDRDSQIAAIEKTFEDAQKPITQHYSKPRVTPVEVMPVFPDFKMWINPCAQVIFDSDPAPKDTSGPAALEMMSQAMIRGMMDEEGNQFVAYFLPVEETLRKRKRDQEEEMDYAPEDVYDYKIAREYNWNVKNKASKGYEENYFFIFREGDGVYYNELETRVRLSKRRARAGVQSGTNAVLVVKHRDMNEKELEAQEARRAQLENHEPEEEEEEEMETEKEAVGSGEEREKGSDSEGGASGEEEEAEGSGSSSERGGEGSARSEEEDEAEEEEEGGQRGLRGASDAARAARDQEEIFGSDNDEEEEEDEDEEEDEEEEEESEGGGSEGGPPRSPRLSPSEASEDDESPSDASDSSSD
- the LOC141974140 gene encoding mediator of RNA polymerase II transcription subunit 29-like produces the protein MPAAPGPGAGQAPGPGQPPGPPLPAQVAAAQAQDFDPVQRFRLLLPQLKESLQTLMKVAAQNLVQNSSIDNGQKSADGALQRFDKSLEEFYALCDQLELCLRLAHECLSQSFDSAKHAPALVPAAPKGEGGAGETLPYTQYLPLIKAQIAGAKDIHNALLEGANKITGKLPPPGGP